In one window of Halorussus caseinilyticus DNA:
- a CDS encoding winged-helix domain-containing protein has product MTGSDDRILELLAESGVALNKKALEVNFELEGEDISYSTIKRRLPMLEEIGLVEQVRQKGSYYRITEKGRAYLTGELDASDLEDE; this is encoded by the coding sequence ATGACCGGAAGTGACGATAGAATCCTTGAGCTTCTGGCAGAGAGCGGTGTCGCTCTAAATAAGAAAGCCCTCGAAGTCAACTTTGAGCTTGAAGGCGAAGACATCTCCTACTCGACAATCAAGCGCCGACTCCCTATGCTCGAAGAGATAGGCCTTGTCGAACAAGTACGGCAGAAAGGGTCGTACTATCGAATTACGGAGAAAGGCCGTGCGTATCTAACTGGCGAGTTGGACGCAAGCGACCTTGAAGACGAGTAA